A window of the Dyadobacter pollutisoli genome harbors these coding sequences:
- a CDS encoding sensor histidine kinase, with translation MGPETTDKEIEIYQQRILELNKLAEIGQLSAGILHEIKNPVSFVNNFSRLSQGLVEEMKDIVQKELADISEDDLADEKEMLETLSQNLLKINENGKRIERIIQGMLAQTRSDSAVLEPVDLNQLLEEYSKLAYQSVRAEDREFNVTLKYNLDPAVGDVMLSKGEFGRVVLNLTNNACYAVNEKRKQEIESYDPVIEIITLKQDHEVVIRVCDNGIGIPEEIVSKLFDAFFTTKPQGKGTGLGLALTYTSVVNTHKGQISVTSVFGEKTEFKIILPV, from the coding sequence ATGGGGCCAGAAACTACCGATAAGGAAATTGAGATTTACCAGCAACGGATCCTCGAACTGAACAAATTAGCCGAAATTGGACAGCTGAGCGCAGGTATTTTGCATGAGATAAAGAATCCGGTGAGCTTCGTCAACAACTTTTCGAGATTGTCGCAGGGACTGGTAGAGGAAATGAAAGACATTGTTCAGAAGGAATTGGCAGACATCAGCGAAGACGACCTGGCGGACGAGAAAGAGATGCTGGAAACTTTGTCTCAAAACCTGTTGAAAATCAATGAGAACGGTAAGCGTATTGAACGTATTATTCAAGGAATGCTCGCGCAGACGCGGTCGGATAGTGCCGTGCTGGAACCTGTGGACCTGAACCAGTTACTGGAAGAGTACAGTAAACTGGCCTATCAAAGTGTGCGTGCCGAAGACCGTGAATTCAATGTGACATTGAAATACAATCTGGATCCGGCAGTTGGCGATGTCATGCTTTCAAAGGGAGAGTTTGGCCGGGTGGTACTGAACCTCACCAACAATGCCTGCTATGCCGTCAATGAGAAACGAAAACAGGAAATAGAATCCTACGACCCTGTGATTGAGATCATTACATTAAAGCAAGATCACGAAGTAGTGATCAGGGTTTGTGATAATGGAATCGGCATCCCGGAAGAAATTGTGTCCAAGTTGTTTGATGCTTTCTTCACGACCAAGCCGCAGGGCAAAGGTACGGGCCTCGGGCTTGCACTCACGTATACGAGCGTCGTTAACACCCATAAAGGACAGATTTCGGTGACGTCGGTGTTTGGCGAAAAGACTGAATTTAAAATCATTTTGCCGGTTTGA
- a CDS encoding sensor histidine kinase, producing the protein MRYLAYICCLVVLTVTAAVGQSTSSQLKIYTSKDYKAHSQNFAIVQNKQGVLYFGNFSGVLEYDGVFWKTIPTADISKVSALFLDKNDRLYVGGKDEFGYLSTSKTGGSVFKSLNGKLDGFGAVLNIFETYQGVYFVTKNKFFRWDGRQLKQWKSVQDITSAFFVNGTIYTFQKGHGLATFNEGVFATVPTSNGLTALQDVNSMMYADKKIFILTSNQGLFVLEDNVITRFSKEVNGFLADKEAFSGKLLKNGTIAIFAEDGQILLVYPQSGLMKQLVKENYRLADEHVNYWIEDRSGSLWLALNNGIAQLDISSPITEFGEDNNLRGQVNDVVRFNNTIYTGTSNGLYFLDHEIFRAVKSFRLAVWSLCEWNGSLYVATSKGVFRVDKNHQVSELSNEMALFVFASQARPGMLYVGLERGIERINIGGGSGKPVRLNGISEQIEKIAEDGDGNLWLETQKAGVIRVLPDGSSLVRYHEGNGLPTLSLNHLTSTSAGLLVSNSKGIYRYEKSVDQFTPFSAFTPKSGNVWKGELTEDSEKNIWTTNGDSRFISMYVKLGEGYEEILKPFLPLSDRTINVIYPDADNVVWFGGSEGLVRFDRKIKKDYAQEYPAFIREITVKGDSVLFDGFIGGLDSSAAQARSLQLQYKFNDVSFEFSATSLVPQDNLEFQFYLENFDNTWSAWTNKNQKEYTNIPPGNYRFLVRARNIYHNESKQASYSFTIIAPVYQRWWAFILYAILIVAAIYFISRKRRAFILKKTRDLENMIRERTEEVVNQKEELEQQSEQLSATNDQLERIDDFVKSINSEVNTGKLFQLVLERLCLFQNVDSASALIHNKVTDTYQFIAITGGIELTDLENVSMTFDQAEQRYMENGTEVYEDIFLKNDFRSENLNGTIEDIYAPKSLITILIRVEGQVKSFITLENTDHENAFGERDFIMVRNLKEHLIGAYIKTDILENLENTLSNLKSAQEELIRQERLASVGSLTKGIVDRILNPLNYINNFSQSSGSLLKEITEVTEKHQDTLSEDERDDLDSGFSMLKKNLEKIYEHGNSTTRIVKDMQKLLKGKSTEFFVTELNPFLESKARSAIQEVLNEYKDFSVKSTITLDTMPVKVSLLPFEFAQVITNLVSNACYALFERTKTDKVFAPEIIITTATVDGTICIRLRDNGMGIPKKETEQLFNPFFTTKPTSKGTGLGLYMSKDIIEYHKGRMSVSSKEGEFTEVEIILPVVS; encoded by the coding sequence ATGAGATACCTCGCATATATATGTTGTCTGGTAGTGCTCACGGTCACGGCTGCAGTCGGGCAGAGTACGTCGTCACAGCTGAAAATATACACTTCGAAGGATTACAAGGCGCATAGCCAGAACTTCGCGATTGTTCAAAACAAACAGGGAGTACTCTATTTCGGAAATTTCTCGGGGGTGCTGGAATACGATGGTGTGTTTTGGAAAACCATTCCTACGGCAGATATCTCCAAAGTTTCGGCTTTGTTTCTGGACAAGAACGATCGGCTGTATGTGGGTGGTAAAGATGAATTTGGCTATCTGTCCACCAGCAAAACGGGAGGATCGGTTTTCAAAAGCCTGAATGGTAAACTGGATGGCTTCGGTGCTGTTCTAAACATTTTCGAGACTTATCAGGGTGTTTATTTTGTGACGAAAAACAAGTTTTTTCGCTGGGATGGACGGCAGCTGAAACAATGGAAGTCAGTACAGGACATTACGAGCGCTTTTTTTGTAAATGGTACCATTTATACATTTCAAAAGGGCCACGGCCTCGCTACATTCAATGAAGGCGTGTTCGCTACTGTGCCGACGTCCAATGGACTGACTGCTCTGCAGGATGTGAACTCGATGATGTATGCGGATAAAAAGATATTCATTCTGACCAGTAACCAGGGACTTTTTGTCTTGGAAGACAATGTTATTACCCGTTTTTCCAAAGAGGTCAATGGGTTTTTGGCGGACAAAGAGGCTTTCAGCGGTAAGCTTTTGAAAAATGGGACGATTGCTATTTTCGCTGAGGACGGACAAATCCTGCTGGTTTATCCGCAAAGCGGGCTGATGAAGCAATTGGTGAAAGAGAATTATCGCCTTGCTGATGAACATGTCAACTATTGGATTGAGGACAGGTCCGGGAGTCTGTGGCTTGCGCTCAATAATGGCATTGCACAGCTGGATATTTCCTCTCCCATTACCGAGTTTGGAGAGGACAATAACCTGAGAGGCCAGGTGAATGACGTCGTTCGCTTCAATAACACGATTTATACGGGTACCAGCAATGGTCTCTATTTTCTGGATCACGAGATTTTTCGAGCTGTAAAATCCTTCCGGCTCGCTGTTTGGTCGCTGTGCGAGTGGAATGGTTCGCTTTACGTGGCAACGAGCAAAGGGGTGTTCAGGGTCGATAAGAACCATCAGGTTTCTGAGCTTTCGAATGAAATGGCCCTTTTTGTTTTCGCGTCCCAAGCACGTCCGGGAATGCTTTATGTAGGCCTGGAACGTGGTATTGAGCGAATTAACATTGGTGGCGGGTCCGGCAAACCGGTGCGTTTGAATGGAATTAGCGAGCAAATCGAGAAGATAGCGGAGGATGGAGACGGGAACCTGTGGCTCGAAACGCAAAAGGCCGGCGTGATCCGCGTTTTGCCGGATGGTAGCAGTTTGGTACGTTACCACGAAGGAAATGGTTTGCCTACATTGAGTTTGAACCACCTCACGAGTACTTCGGCGGGGCTGCTGGTGAGTAATTCCAAAGGCATTTACCGGTATGAAAAATCGGTTGACCAATTTACACCATTTTCCGCTTTTACGCCTAAATCAGGTAACGTTTGGAAAGGCGAGCTGACCGAGGATTCGGAGAAAAATATCTGGACTACCAACGGTGATTCGAGATTTATTTCAATGTATGTGAAGCTTGGAGAGGGATATGAGGAAATTCTCAAACCATTTTTGCCTCTTTCCGACCGGACGATCAATGTCATTTACCCGGATGCCGACAATGTGGTCTGGTTTGGCGGCAGCGAAGGTCTGGTGCGTTTTGACCGGAAAATTAAAAAGGATTATGCGCAGGAATATCCGGCTTTTATTAGAGAAATAACTGTAAAAGGCGACAGCGTTTTGTTCGATGGCTTCATTGGCGGACTGGATAGCAGCGCCGCGCAGGCGCGATCCTTACAGCTGCAATACAAGTTCAATGATGTCAGTTTTGAGTTTTCAGCGACCAGCCTGGTGCCACAGGATAATCTGGAATTTCAGTTTTACCTTGAAAATTTTGACAATACTTGGAGTGCGTGGACCAATAAGAACCAAAAAGAATACACCAACATTCCGCCGGGCAACTATCGATTTTTGGTGAGAGCAAGGAATATTTACCATAATGAAAGCAAACAGGCCTCATATAGTTTTACGATCATTGCACCAGTTTATCAGCGCTGGTGGGCATTTATCCTGTACGCGATCCTGATCGTTGCCGCTATTTATTTTATCAGCCGAAAAAGGCGTGCATTTATTCTTAAAAAGACCCGCGATCTCGAAAACATGATCCGTGAGCGGACTGAGGAAGTGGTGAATCAGAAAGAGGAACTGGAACAGCAGTCGGAGCAGCTTTCGGCTACCAATGACCAGCTGGAAAGGATTGATGATTTTGTGAAATCCATTAACAGTGAGGTTAATACCGGTAAATTGTTTCAGCTGGTACTCGAACGCCTTTGTCTTTTCCAAAACGTTGACAGCGCATCGGCATTGATCCATAATAAGGTTACCGATACCTACCAGTTCATTGCGATCACCGGTGGAATCGAGCTGACGGACCTGGAAAATGTATCGATGACTTTCGACCAGGCCGAGCAACGCTACATGGAAAACGGGACGGAAGTTTATGAGGATATTTTCCTAAAAAATGATTTCCGGTCCGAAAACCTGAATGGTACGATCGAGGATATTTATGCTCCTAAGTCGTTGATAACCATTTTGATCAGGGTGGAAGGACAGGTGAAGAGCTTTATCACGCTCGAAAATACGGATCATGAGAATGCATTCGGAGAGCGGGATTTTATCATGGTCAGGAACCTGAAAGAACATTTGATCGGTGCATACATTAAAACAGATATTCTTGAAAACCTCGAAAACACGCTCTCGAACCTCAAATCGGCACAGGAAGAACTGATCCGGCAGGAAAGACTTGCTTCGGTGGGCAGCCTTACAAAGGGTATTGTCGACCGGATTCTGAACCCGTTGAACTACATTAATAATTTTTCTCAGTCATCGGGGAGTTTGCTGAAGGAGATCACGGAAGTAACCGAGAAGCACCAGGATACGCTGTCAGAAGACGAGCGCGATGATCTTGATAGCGGTTTTTCAATGCTCAAAAAGAACCTGGAAAAGATTTACGAGCATGGAAACAGCACGACGAGGATTGTAAAAGACATGCAGAAATTGCTAAAAGGAAAGTCTACCGAATTTTTTGTCACGGAGCTGAACCCGTTTCTGGAATCCAAGGCAAGATCCGCGATCCAGGAGGTTTTGAATGAGTACAAGGATTTTTCGGTAAAGTCGACGATCACGCTGGATACGATGCCGGTGAAAGTGAGCCTGCTGCCCTTTGAATTCGCACAGGTAATTACGAATCTGGTCAGTAATGCGTGCTATGCATTGTTTGAAAGAACCAAAACGGACAAGGTATTTGCACCGGAAATCATCATTACGACGGCGACTGTGGACGGTACCATTTGCATTCGGCTGAGAGACAACGGAATGGGAATTCCGAAGAAGGAAACAGAACAGCTTTTCAATCCATTTTTTACAACAAAACCCACGTCTAAGGGTACAGGGCTGGGTTTGTACATGAGTAAAGATATCATTGAATACCATAAAGGCAGAATGTCGGTCAGTTCAAAGGAAGGAGAATTCACCGAAGTTGAGATTATTCTTCCGGTTGTCAGTTAA
- a CDS encoding class I SAM-dependent methyltransferase translates to MKNSYDDRVIRYETVTNFSDDMFDELVRLINPRDGQAILDCGAGYAPVTQAIISRHPSLDVDYCILEYSEIQLQRARKEVTQLLQLLGETKCVAYQQNSAAAMEYDDNSFDTVVTKMVLHELPAEDQVKMISEIYRILKPGGKFILWQTILDDSTVEFYRNMFRKKDSLAGYESLVENRNFITQDAFYFLLSEARFHEYELARSFTYNFNSKYRLYSELQGDWNKLRMLNEYLVSLVIDEGAGFSEKTKFTFEDDNVSLFFKQGVYLAKKPLTNE, encoded by the coding sequence ATGAAGAATTCTTACGACGACAGAGTGATCCGGTACGAAACGGTCACCAATTTCAGTGACGACATGTTCGATGAACTTGTCAGGCTCATTAACCCAAGAGACGGGCAGGCCATTCTCGACTGCGGCGCAGGCTATGCGCCAGTGACTCAGGCAATTATCAGCAGGCATCCGTCGCTGGATGTGGACTATTGTATTCTGGAATACAGTGAGATACAGTTGCAGCGGGCGAGGAAAGAGGTAACGCAGTTGCTGCAATTACTTGGAGAAACGAAATGCGTCGCCTACCAGCAAAACAGCGCTGCCGCCATGGAATACGATGATAATTCGTTCGATACGGTGGTTACCAAAATGGTTTTGCACGAGTTGCCGGCGGAAGATCAGGTAAAAATGATCAGCGAGATTTACAGAATATTGAAGCCCGGCGGCAAATTCATTCTCTGGCAAACCATTCTGGATGATAGCACTGTGGAGTTTTACCGAAACATGTTCAGAAAAAAAGACAGTCTTGCCGGTTATGAATCTCTGGTTGAAAACAGGAATTTCATCACCCAGGACGCATTCTATTTTCTGCTCAGCGAGGCGCGTTTTCACGAGTATGAACTCGCCAGGTCATTTACCTATAACTTCAACAGCAAGTACCGGCTCTACTCCGAGTTGCAGGGCGACTGGAACAAGCTGCGCATGTTGAATGAGTATTTGGTAAGCCTCGTCATTGACGAAGGAGCGGGTTTTTCCGAAAAAACGAAATTTACTTTTGAAGACGATAATGTAAGTCTCTTTTTCAAACAAGGCGTGTACCTGGCCAAAAAGCCATTGACAAACGAATAA
- a CDS encoding TonB-dependent receptor plug domain-containing protein yields MKRVIYMLSVLMLLLAILVTGEVRAQENCGEFKITEAQRRYTNGNFQDVFALLNPCLENGFTTNEKAVAYKLIAQSYLAVDSLEGATISIRQMLLANPSYEPDGDLSVSTKFARIVNFLKNATDRVIQVSSVSKKLEDINKAPATVMVLTAEDIVQRGYIDMEALFNDLPGFDVSRTYGSTYSNIYQRGYRSSNTDRTLFMINGIEENDFWGNFVYWNRQFPITNVSRIEIVYGPASTMYGANAFLGVVNVITKQPTDVIRNNKNFGMKADLGYGSYKTRYADVTTGAKFKNIVFSLTGRAYFSREHDLSKYEEYNFNPDYYDKVNYKKILSVTSNAATFVKVNKIGDDNAYYSLTKVNGEVTAANLTDQGETVARNMDKAALKGNLNGNPIGYSNLLEHYYIKGSLKVSDFTLGFQNWQNIQGSLNYSNDNSRAGSSNGNIWEPRQSLYYVVYEKEIIPDKLAIINTAQYRTTQINDQSRIVTVRNYSNKGLTPTNLLNNKQPFWRTQFYYQQSQQYRDELKILYTPSPRLDIVGGIEIRNSLIQGDYKKYTIDSTLVADYYISATERGKSDFDTVSGGNLFEHRNIGAYAQGTFEASKALRITLGGRFDHNRIRKTGGYGNQFNPRMAVVYAPGRFVVKAIYAQAFQDASSRDRYSTSAPTRLIANPGLRPEQVNNFEVSFNFAPMKGARLDVSAYYAIYKDIIEEITVPYKNGVTLQKNNTGKSYVTGVQAVFDYKISKNFNLFSNYTFTDAKKDSIAGTVVTDVVTNKKLIVGDIAKHHFNVGVNGVFLKSEKLNINLRFNYVSGRRVGRGTSVPLNPQPNGLFPAYKIFNTAITYTISNAIQVQAIVNNILNEKYSDPGIRSANGIDQAYRTPQKGTNAMLRVLLNF; encoded by the coding sequence ATGAAACGAGTTATTTACATGCTGTCAGTCTTGATGTTGCTGCTTGCCATTCTGGTAACGGGCGAGGTGCGCGCGCAGGAAAATTGCGGAGAGTTCAAGATCACGGAGGCGCAGCGGAGATATACCAATGGTAATTTTCAGGATGTTTTTGCATTGCTGAACCCTTGTCTGGAAAATGGATTTACTACCAATGAGAAAGCAGTTGCATACAAACTGATTGCACAGAGCTACCTGGCGGTCGATTCGCTGGAAGGAGCTACAATTTCGATACGCCAAATGTTGCTGGCAAACCCTTCTTATGAGCCGGACGGCGACCTGTCCGTATCGACGAAATTCGCAAGGATAGTCAATTTCCTCAAAAATGCTACGGACCGTGTCATTCAGGTAAGTTCGGTTTCCAAAAAATTGGAAGACATTAACAAAGCGCCGGCTACCGTCATGGTGCTGACTGCCGAAGATATTGTTCAAAGAGGCTACATTGACATGGAAGCACTTTTCAATGATCTGCCGGGCTTCGATGTTTCACGTACTTATGGTTCGACGTATTCCAATATTTATCAGCGGGGCTACCGGTCGAGCAATACGGACAGGACGCTTTTCATGATCAATGGCATTGAGGAGAATGACTTCTGGGGAAATTTTGTGTACTGGAACCGCCAGTTCCCGATTACCAATGTCAGCAGGATTGAGATCGTATATGGGCCAGCGTCGACCATGTATGGGGCTAATGCATTCCTGGGCGTAGTGAACGTAATCACGAAGCAACCTACCGACGTGATCAGGAACAATAAGAATTTTGGTATGAAGGCCGACCTTGGATACGGCAGCTACAAGACCCGCTATGCTGATGTGACGACCGGCGCGAAATTCAAGAACATAGTGTTTTCATTGACCGGCAGGGCTTATTTTTCAAGAGAACACGACCTGTCGAAGTACGAAGAGTATAATTTCAATCCGGATTATTACGACAAGGTCAACTACAAAAAGATCCTGAGTGTGACGTCAAATGCCGCCACTTTTGTAAAAGTTAACAAGATTGGCGACGACAATGCATACTACAGTCTCACGAAAGTGAATGGTGAAGTAACCGCCGCGAACCTGACTGACCAGGGCGAGACCGTTGCAAGAAATATGGATAAGGCTGCATTGAAAGGCAATCTCAATGGCAACCCGATCGGCTATTCCAATTTGCTGGAACATTATTATATCAAAGGCAGCCTGAAAGTGAGCGACTTTACGCTCGGTTTTCAGAACTGGCAGAATATTCAGGGTTCGCTCAATTATTCCAACGATAACTCGCGCGCGGGCTCTTCCAATGGCAATATCTGGGAGCCGCGGCAGTCGCTTTACTATGTTGTTTATGAAAAAGAGATCATTCCGGATAAGCTGGCGATCATTAACACGGCTCAGTACCGCACCACGCAAATCAATGATCAATCTCGCATTGTGACAGTCCGTAATTACTCCAACAAAGGATTGACGCCGACCAATTTGCTAAACAACAAGCAGCCTTTCTGGCGGACACAGTTTTATTATCAGCAGTCACAACAATACCGTGATGAGCTCAAAATCCTGTACACGCCATCGCCCAGGCTGGACATTGTGGGCGGTATTGAAATCCGTAACAGCCTTATTCAGGGTGATTACAAGAAATATACGATCGATTCCACACTGGTTGCCGATTACTATATAAGCGCCACAGAGCGAGGAAAAAGTGATTTTGACACTGTCTCGGGTGGTAACCTCTTCGAGCATCGCAACATCGGTGCCTATGCGCAAGGTACGTTCGAGGCGAGCAAAGCGTTACGCATTACGCTGGGTGGCAGGTTTGACCATAATCGTATCAGAAAAACCGGTGGATATGGTAACCAGTTTAACCCAAGAATGGCGGTCGTGTATGCGCCTGGCAGGTTTGTGGTGAAAGCGATTTACGCTCAGGCATTTCAGGACGCGTCGAGCCGTGACCGTTACTCTACTTCCGCTCCCACGAGGCTGATTGCGAATCCGGGTCTTCGTCCTGAGCAGGTGAACAATTTTGAAGTATCGTTCAATTTTGCGCCAATGAAAGGGGCTCGGCTGGACGTGAGCGCGTATTATGCGATTTATAAAGACATTATCGAAGAGATCACAGTACCTTATAAGAATGGCGTCACATTGCAAAAAAACAACACGGGCAAGTCTTATGTGACAGGTGTACAGGCTGTTTTTGATTATAAAATCTCTAAAAACTTTAACCTTTTCAGCAATTATACATTCACGGATGCTAAGAAGGATTCCATAGCTGGAACAGTAGTGACAGACGTGGTGACGAACAAAAAACTGATCGTGGGAGATATTGCCAAGCATCATTTTAATGTAGGCGTGAATGGTGTTTTCTTGAAAAGCGAAAAGCTGAATATCAATCTCAGGTTCAACTATGTGAGTGGCCGCAGAGTGGGTCGGGGTACTTCGGTTCCGCTCAATCCGCAACCTAATGGCTTGTTTCCGGCTTATAAAATTTTCAATACCGCCATCACTTACACCATCAGCAATGCGATTCAGGTGCAGGCAATCGTCAATAATATTCTCAACGAAAAATATTCAGATCCGGGGATCAGAAGTGCCAATGGTATCGACCAGGCGTACCGGACTCCCCAAAAAGGCACCAATGCCATGTTACGCGTACTCCTAAATTTTTGA